From the genome of Chania multitudinisentens RB-25, one region includes:
- the yhfZ gene encoding GntR family transcriptional regulator YhfZ: MTRRFIKKEGMALTLLARYLLGEQVGGRLKTIDELSQAFELSVGVVQNALKSLENQHYIALERRGRNGTLVQSINYAGLFSQAGIDNLVCAMPLPYTKLYEGLASGLKKQCQGISLYFAHMRGADIRIECLKNGIYDMAVTSRLAAENYLQQGDVRIALSLGEHSYVNAHHLICRQGQQDQIQRVGLDFRSPDQRLMTELFFANRQIEWVNIGYNEGLALIEKGQIDAMIWNLTEDLASHYLTSIPLAEHAIYQQATEAVVLINQDNHYIEQLLTRIVDINALLEHQRAVQAGLIDPSY, from the coding sequence ATGACCAGGCGGTTTATCAAAAAAGAAGGTATGGCGTTAACCTTGCTGGCTCGTTACTTGTTGGGCGAGCAGGTCGGCGGGCGTCTCAAAACGATTGATGAACTGTCACAGGCCTTTGAGCTTTCGGTGGGGGTCGTACAAAACGCCTTAAAATCACTGGAAAATCAGCATTATATTGCTTTGGAGCGCCGTGGCCGTAATGGCACGCTGGTGCAATCGATTAATTACGCGGGCCTATTTTCTCAAGCGGGTATTGATAACCTCGTTTGCGCCATGCCGCTGCCGTATACCAAGCTGTATGAAGGCCTGGCCAGTGGTTTAAAAAAACAGTGCCAGGGGATTTCGCTCTATTTTGCCCATATGCGCGGCGCAGATATACGGATTGAATGCCTGAAAAATGGCATCTATGACATGGCAGTCACCTCACGCTTGGCGGCGGAAAACTATTTGCAACAAGGGGATGTCAGGATCGCCTTATCGTTGGGCGAGCACTCTTATGTTAATGCTCACCACTTAATCTGCCGCCAGGGGCAGCAGGATCAAATCCAGCGCGTGGGGCTGGATTTTCGCTCTCCCGATCAGCGTTTGATGACCGAGCTCTTTTTTGCCAACCGCCAGATTGAATGGGTGAATATTGGCTACAACGAAGGACTGGCATTGATCGAAAAGGGGCAGATCGATGCCATGATTTGGAATTTGACCGAAGATCTTGCATCCCATTACCTGACCAGTATTCCGCTGGCGGAGCACGCTATTTATCAACAAGCGACCGAAGCGGTGGTGTTAATTAATCAGGATAATCACTATATCGAACAGTTATTAACGCGCATCGTCGATATTAATGCATTACTTGAGCACCAGCGTGCCGTTCAAGCGGGTTTAATTGATCCTTCTTACTGA
- a CDS encoding SWIM zinc finger family protein yields MSWRTLYTHYDDDALIVFANAGLLRRARKDLDKVILTDAANGAFSSDGQEVVLAPEGIQKARCNCSAPGCCKHILAAVLWLQANAAPAAALPSAEEPSPPLLPGLLALDAVQLIKKSNKAECRLALKWWQQWQSITLRLEDNGTQLKIYLPDFDEPIIFMHASGYEGMLSSLPEQQQKAIHLAAIAKLFEQHGQSWPWPENLTETDGPRPLSDDEIALIHTVKTFIHSLLQQGLSHVSKSSATQLHLLNMSARAEGLPRLAAYLRGLSGQVALLAEKHFTLDESQVLRYLARLSAYLYQLTHAPIATLPQVRGQLRRQYNEKNDVLSLVPISANWWLADSGALGATFTFWDSDNQQLLQSTQARANRLDTQFHRQNVWSSLSFWKQTADSMMRKPFQLHHPRLSDEGTLAASGDAYAKTAPSLLSIDALQTLKTQFGTDNWQTLEHDFAQQLDDFLTPYVLYPKDYKSLAWYETEQCVVWEINDRADNAVFLRLYWGKAEQSSFEELRYITEKRLTVLAVSVQPVRKEQGIDFIPTTLWLKKEDGVELFYLDFDHYPRKKKPSMFISHIQNYMARKKQQSAILLGTVPTLAQQLSRPLLSVLEAQACTGRYGLSPQQKNDLAQCLQTANDLGMAFLASQLKHYLAQPVSQAENLLRLIWLCDRLQQLQSPLPIHLTGAEP; encoded by the coding sequence GTGAGCTGGCGTACCCTTTACACCCATTATGACGACGACGCCTTGATCGTCTTTGCCAATGCGGGTTTGCTGCGCCGTGCGCGTAAAGATCTCGACAAAGTCATATTAACGGATGCGGCTAACGGCGCTTTTAGCAGTGACGGGCAGGAGGTGGTGCTTGCTCCTGAAGGTATTCAAAAAGCACGCTGTAACTGTAGCGCACCAGGATGTTGTAAGCACATCTTGGCGGCCGTGCTTTGGCTACAGGCGAATGCGGCCCCAGCGGCAGCGCTGCCGAGTGCAGAAGAACCTTCTCCGCCGCTCTTGCCTGGGTTATTGGCACTGGATGCCGTGCAACTGATTAAAAAATCGAACAAGGCGGAGTGTCGGCTCGCCCTTAAATGGTGGCAGCAGTGGCAATCCATCACGCTGCGCCTTGAAGATAACGGCACGCAGCTCAAAATTTATCTGCCCGATTTCGACGAACCCATCATCTTTATGCACGCCAGTGGTTACGAGGGAATGCTGTCATCGTTGCCTGAGCAGCAGCAGAAAGCCATTCATCTGGCGGCGATTGCGAAACTTTTTGAGCAGCATGGGCAATCGTGGCCTTGGCCGGAGAATCTGACGGAAACTGACGGCCCACGCCCGCTGAGCGATGATGAAATTGCGCTAATCCACACGGTGAAAACGTTTATCCATTCACTGTTGCAGCAAGGCCTTTCTCACGTTAGCAAAAGCAGTGCAACACAGTTACATCTGTTGAATATGTCGGCGCGCGCAGAAGGGTTACCACGATTAGCGGCCTATTTGCGCGGGCTGAGTGGGCAAGTCGCACTCTTGGCGGAAAAGCATTTCACGCTGGATGAGAGCCAGGTTTTGCGCTATTTGGCACGGCTCTCGGCTTATCTTTATCAGCTAACTCATGCGCCAATAGCCACATTGCCGCAGGTGCGGGGGCAGCTTCGCCGTCAATATAATGAAAAAAACGACGTTCTTTCATTAGTTCCGATCAGCGCCAATTGGTGGTTGGCCGACAGCGGCGCGTTAGGTGCAACTTTTACGTTCTGGGACAGCGACAATCAACAGCTTTTACAAAGCACGCAGGCACGCGCTAACCGGCTTGATACGCAGTTCCACCGGCAAAATGTCTGGTCTTCGCTCTCTTTCTGGAAGCAGACGGCGGATAGCATGATGCGCAAACCGTTCCAACTCCATCATCCAAGGTTATCGGATGAAGGAACGCTGGCCGCGAGCGGTGATGCATATGCCAAAACAGCGCCATCATTACTGTCAATAGATGCCTTGCAAACGCTGAAAACCCAATTTGGCACCGATAACTGGCAAACGCTTGAACACGACTTTGCGCAGCAGTTGGATGATTTCCTCACGCCTTATGTCTTGTACCCCAAGGATTACAAATCATTGGCGTGGTATGAAACGGAGCAATGTGTGGTGTGGGAAATCAACGATCGCGCCGATAATGCCGTATTTCTTCGGCTTTATTGGGGCAAGGCAGAACAAAGCAGCTTTGAAGAATTACGCTATATCACAGAAAAGCGGCTCACCGTTTTGGCGGTTTCTGTACAACCTGTCAGAAAAGAGCAGGGGATCGATTTTATTCCAACCACGCTGTGGTTGAAAAAGGAGGATGGCGTTGAGCTGTTCTATCTCGATTTTGACCATTACCCGCGTAAGAAAAAGCCTTCAATGTTTATCAGCCATATTCAAAACTATATGGCACGGAAGAAACAGCAGAGCGCGATTTTATTGGGTACGGTGCCAACTCTTGCCCAGCAGCTCAGCCGGCCACTCCTCTCTGTACTGGAAGCACAGGCCTGTACGGGGCGCTATGGTTTATCCCCTCAGCAAAAAAACGATTTGGCGCAGTGCCTGCAAACCGCCAATGATTTAGGGATGGCATTTCTGGCTAGCCAGCTAAAACATTATCTTGCGCAACCGGTAAGCCAAGCTGAAAACCTGTTACGCCTGATTTGGTTGTGTGACCGGCTGCAACAGCTGCAAAGCCCATTACCCATTCACTTAACGGGTGCAGAGCCTTAA